In Flavobacterium sp. N1736, the following are encoded in one genomic region:
- the nuoK gene encoding NADH-quinone oxidoreductase subunit NuoK: protein MGNILNQIGIENYIFLSVVLFCIGVFGVLYRRNAIIVFMSIEIMLNAVNLLFVAFSTYHQDAQGQVFVFFSMAVAAAEVAVGLAILVSIFRNLGSISIDNLKNLKG from the coding sequence ATGGGTAATATATTAAATCAAATAGGTATTGAGAACTACATCTTTTTAAGTGTTGTACTTTTCTGTATTGGTGTTTTTGGTGTATTGTACAGACGAAACGCTATTATCGTTTTCATGTCTATCGAAATCATGTTGAATGCTGTTAACCTTTTATTTGTTGCTTTTTCAACGTATCATCAAGACGCGCAAGGACAAGTTTTTGTATTCTTCTCGATGGCAGTTGCAGCAGCAGAAGTTGCAGTTGGATTGGCTATTTTAGTTTCGATCTTTAGAAATTTAGGTTCGATTAGTATCGATAATTTAAAAAATTTAAAAGGATAA
- the nuoH gene encoding NADH-quinone oxidoreductase subunit NuoH gives MDGAFIIEKSVVIVVVFAVTMIMAMYSTWAERKVAAFLQDRVGPNRAGWGGLLQPLADGMKLFSKEEFFPNTPNKFLFVVGPAIAMSTALMTSAVIPWGDKLHVFGRDVILQATDINIALLYIFGVLSVGVYGIMIGGWASNNKFSLMGAVRAASQMVSYEVPMGLSMIALLMMTGTLSLKEISLQQSEWHWNVLYQPVSFLIFLICSFAETNRTPFDLAECENELIGGYHTEYSSMKMGFYLFAEYASMFISATIISVLFFGGYNYPGMSWMTEHAGVNIANTLGIAVLFAKLCFFIFFYMWVRWTIPRFRYDQLMHLGWRILIPLSIINIMITGAVILRHDIAAALGF, from the coding sequence GTGGATGGTGCATTTATTATAGAAAAAAGTGTTGTAATTGTTGTGGTATTTGCCGTAACAATGATTATGGCGATGTACTCTACATGGGCTGAACGTAAAGTTGCGGCTTTTCTTCAGGATCGTGTAGGACCAAACCGTGCCGGATGGGGAGGATTATTACAACCTCTTGCTGATGGTATGAAATTATTTTCAAAAGAAGAATTTTTCCCAAATACACCTAACAAATTTTTGTTTGTTGTTGGACCGGCAATTGCAATGAGTACAGCTTTAATGACAAGTGCAGTAATTCCGTGGGGAGACAAATTACACGTTTTTGGACGAGATGTTATTTTACAGGCAACGGATATTAACATTGCTTTATTGTATATTTTTGGAGTACTTTCGGTTGGAGTTTACGGCATCATGATTGGTGGATGGGCTTCTAACAATAAATTCTCATTAATGGGCGCTGTTCGTGCAGCCTCGCAAATGGTTTCGTATGAAGTTCCTATGGGATTGTCAATGATTGCATTGTTAATGATGACCGGAACTTTAAGCTTAAAAGAAATCTCTTTACAACAATCAGAATGGCACTGGAATGTTTTATACCAACCTGTATCTTTCCTGATTTTCTTAATTTGCTCGTTTGCAGAAACCAACAGAACACCTTTTGATTTGGCAGAATGTGAGAATGAATTGATTGGAGGTTACCATACAGAATATTCATCCATGAAAATGGGATTCTATTTATTTGCTGAATATGCGAGTATGTTTATTTCTGCAACAATTATCTCAGTACTATTCTTTGGTGGGTATAACTATCCGGGAATGAGCTGGATGACAGAACATGCTGGAGTAAATATTGCTAATACATTAGGAATTGCAGTATTGTTTGCAAAATTATGCTTTTTCATATTTTTCTATATGTGGGTGCGTTGGACGATTCCAAGATTTAGATACGATCAATTAATGCACTTAGGATGGAGAATTTTGATACCTCTTTCAATCATTAATATTATGATTACGGGTGCGGTTATATTAAGACACGATATTGCTGCAGCTTTAGGGTTCTAA
- a CDS encoding cold-shock protein — translation MRTGTVKFFNESKGYGFITDEETGKDIFVHASGINAEELREGDRVSYEEEEGRKGKVAAKVAVI, via the coding sequence ATGCGTACAGGTACAGTAAAATTTTTCAATGAATCTAAAGGTTATGGATTCATTACAGACGAAGAAACAGGAAAAGATATCTTCGTTCACGCTTCAGGAATTAACGCGGAAGAATTACGCGAAGGTGACCGTGTAAGCTATGAAGAAGAAGAAGGAAGAAAAGGGAAAGTTGCTGCTAAAGTAGCAGTAATCTAA
- a CDS encoding ORF6N domain-containing protein, whose protein sequence is MSEELMITEGFIVSKILLIRGQKVMLDSELAILYGVETKQLKRQVRRNIERFPEDFMFELTEIESEILRSQIGTSSWGGIRYVRDKNKIIESE, encoded by the coding sequence ATGAGTGAAGAATTAATGATTACGGAAGGGTTCATAGTTAGCAAAATATTGCTTATTAGAGGACAAAAGGTAATGCTTGATTCTGAATTAGCCATACTTTATGGAGTAGAAACTAAGCAACTCAAAAGACAGGTTCGTAGAAATATAGAAAGATTTCCAGAAGATTTTATGTTTGAATTGACTGAAATTGAAAGCGAAATCTTGAGGAGCCAAATTGGCACCTCAAGTTGGGGAGGCATACGATATGTTAGAGATAAAAACAAAATTATCGAATCAGAGTAA
- the nuoF gene encoding NADH-quinone oxidoreductase subunit NuoF produces the protein MSQKILLDKINVPGIKTYEVYRQNGGYASVEKALKTLTPDEVVEEVKKSGLRGRGGAGFPAGMKWSFIDKKSGKPRHLVCNADESEPGTFKDRYLMEFIPHLLIEGMITSSFALGANLSYIYIRGEYMWVFKILERAIAEAKAAGWLGKNILGTGYDLELHVHCGAGAYICGEETALIESLEGKRGNPRIKPPFPAVSGLWANPTVVNNVETIAAVPWIINNSGDDYAKIGIGRSTGTKLISASGHIKNPGVYEIELGLSVDEFMNSDEYLGGMSSSRPLKAFVPGGSSVPILPAELIFKTANGEDRLMTYESLSDGGFATGSMLGSGGFIVYNDTACVVRNTWNFARFYHHESCGQCTPCREGTGWLEKILWRIENGQGREEDIELLWSIQSKIEGNTICPLGDAAAWPVAAAIRHFRDEFEYHVRFPEKIRNRDHFVAEPFSQVKHLVGKQTV, from the coding sequence ATGTCACAAAAAATATTATTAGATAAAATCAATGTTCCTGGTATTAAAACCTACGAAGTATATCGCCAAAATGGTGGTTATGCATCTGTAGAAAAAGCTTTAAAAACACTTACACCAGACGAAGTTGTTGAAGAAGTAAAAAAATCAGGGCTTCGTGGTCGTGGTGGTGCAGGGTTCCCTGCGGGAATGAAATGGAGTTTTATTGACAAAAAATCAGGAAAACCAAGACATTTAGTTTGTAACGCCGACGAGTCTGAACCGGGAACTTTCAAAGATCGTTATTTGATGGAATTTATTCCTCACTTATTGATCGAAGGAATGATTACTTCAAGTTTTGCCTTAGGCGCTAACTTATCATATATCTACATTCGTGGAGAATATATGTGGGTTTTCAAAATTTTAGAAAGAGCAATCGCCGAAGCTAAAGCTGCAGGCTGGTTAGGAAAAAATATATTAGGTACAGGTTACGATTTAGAATTACATGTTCACTGTGGAGCCGGAGCATATATTTGCGGAGAAGAAACTGCACTTATAGAATCTTTGGAAGGTAAAAGAGGAAATCCTCGTATCAAACCACCTTTTCCAGCGGTTTCAGGTCTTTGGGCAAATCCAACTGTGGTAAACAATGTAGAAACAATCGCAGCTGTGCCTTGGATCATTAACAATTCTGGTGATGATTATGCTAAAATCGGAATCGGTCGTTCAACAGGAACTAAATTAATTTCTGCTTCAGGACATATTAAAAATCCTGGGGTTTATGAAATTGAATTAGGATTAAGCGTTGATGAATTCATGAATTCTGACGAATACTTAGGCGGAATGTCTTCTAGCAGACCTTTAAAAGCTTTTGTTCCGGGAGGATCATCTGTGCCAATTTTACCGGCTGAATTAATTTTCAAAACAGCAAATGGAGAAGATCGTTTAATGACTTACGAATCTTTAAGTGATGGTGGTTTTGCTACCGGATCTATGTTAGGTTCAGGAGGATTTATCGTTTATAATGACACTGCTTGTGTGGTACGAAACACTTGGAATTTTGCTCGTTTTTACCACCACGAATCTTGCGGACAATGTACACCTTGCCGTGAAGGAACGGGATGGTTGGAAAAAATATTATGGAGAATCGAAAACGGTCAGGGCCGTGAAGAGGATATCGAATTATTGTGGAGCATTCAAAGTAAAATAGAAGGAAACACAATTTGTCCGCTTGGAGATGCAGCAGCATGGCCAGTAGCCGCAGCAATTCGTCATTTTAGAGATGAATTTGAATACCATGTTCGTTTCCCTGAAAAAATTAGAAATAGAGATCACTTTGTTGCTGAACCTTTCTCGCAAGTGAAACATTTAGTAGGAAAACAAACAGTTTAA
- a CDS encoding NuoI/complex I 23 kDa subunit family protein has product MSIETISLSGRKKMVSNKEMTFLERMYLVAIVKGLLITLKHLFTKKVTIHYPEQVREMSPVYRGQHQLKRDEQGRENCTACGLCALSCPAEAITMKAAERKADEKHLYREEKYASIYEINMLRCIFCGLCEEACPKDAIYLTTSKVLVPSSYEREDFIFGKDRLVMPLDVAIKNAQLNNAN; this is encoded by the coding sequence ATGTCGATAGAAACTATATCATTATCGGGTAGAAAAAAGATGGTCTCTAATAAAGAGATGACTTTTTTAGAGCGAATGTATCTTGTGGCGATTGTGAAAGGATTGCTTATCACTCTTAAACACTTATTCACAAAAAAAGTGACGATTCACTATCCTGAACAAGTGCGTGAAATGAGTCCGGTATATCGTGGTCAACACCAGTTGAAACGTGATGAGCAAGGTCGTGAAAACTGTACTGCTTGCGGATTATGTGCCTTATCATGTCCGGCAGAAGCCATTACGATGAAAGCTGCTGAACGTAAAGCTGACGAAAAACATTTATACAGAGAAGAAAAATATGCTTCGATATATGAAATCAATATGTTACGTTGTATTTTTTGTGGTTTATGTGAAGAAGCGTGTCCAAAAGATGCTATTTACTTAACAACATCAAAAGTATTGGTTCCTTCTAGTTATGAAAGAGAAGATTTCATTTTTGGAAAAGACAGATTAGTGATGCCTCTTGACGTGGCTATCAAAAATGCTCAACTTAATAATGCTAACTAA
- a CDS encoding NADH-quinone oxidoreductase subunit J, with product MIHIPDFAHATTVQVIFCFLAFITVITAFLTIFSRNPIHSAIYLVICFFSIAGHYLLLNSQFLAIVHIIVYSGAIMILFLFTIMLMNLNEQRDVHRPRITRLGAIVSFCLICIVLIAIFINSKPIVGAYDSTGEDFQSIKVLGKILLNEYMVPFEFASVLLLVAMIGTVLLSKKEKLNK from the coding sequence ATGATACATATTCCTGATTTTGCACACGCAACAACTGTTCAAGTTATATTTTGTTTTTTAGCGTTTATCACGGTAATAACGGCTTTCCTGACTATTTTTAGCAGAAACCCTATTCACAGTGCTATTTATTTAGTGATTTGTTTCTTCTCGATTGCCGGTCACTATTTACTTCTAAACTCTCAGTTTTTAGCTATTGTACATATTATAGTCTATTCCGGAGCAATTATGATTTTGTTCCTTTTTACGATTATGTTGATGAATTTAAATGAACAACGAGACGTACACCGCCCTAGAATTACACGTTTAGGTGCTATTGTTTCTTTCTGTTTGATTTGCATTGTATTGATTGCAATTTTTATCAATTCGAAACCAATTGTTGGCGCTTACGATTCAACCGGTGAAGATTTTCAATCTATAAAAGTACTTGGTAAAATATTATTGAACGAATATATGGTTCCCTTTGAATTTGCATCTGTATTACTTTTGGTTGCAATGATTGGAACAGTACTATTGTCTAAAAAAGAAAAATTAAATAAATAA
- the nuoL gene encoding NADH-quinone oxidoreductase subunit L — protein sequence MDTNLALVLVLAPFLGFLINVFFGKSLGKTVSGIIGTAAVVVSFAVTLFFFNQITQTEKAIQITLFDWIQISNLHINLGFLLDQLSLLWLLFVTGIGSLIHLYSISYMHDDENMHKFFSYLNLFVFFMITLVIGSNLLVLFIGWEGVGLCSYLLIGFWYKNQDYNDAAKKAFIMNRIGDLGLLIGMFIIGSMFSTLDYATLKTAIAGTTNLNLPLLSLAALCLFIGACGKSAQIPLYTWLPDAMAGPTPVSALIHAATMVTAGIFMVTRLNFVFDLAPDVQTVIAVIGAITSLVAATIGLVQTDIKKVLAYSTVSQLGLMFLALGFGAYEVAVFHVITHAFFKACLFLGSGSVIHGLHGEQDMRKMGGLRKAMPVTFWTMLVSSLAISGVPFFSGFFSKDEILLTAFHHNIPLYVVGSIASIMTAFYMFRLMFLTFFKDFRGTEEQKHHLHESDGLITFPLMILAVLATFGGLISLPGNSWLNEYLAPLFIKAAGEEHHLGATEYTLMGVAVLGGLLGILIAYIKYFKQDNVPESDENITGLAKVLYNKYYVDEAYDVIFVRSINALSRFFRDSIETGLSALVFGLGKVTNEIGFQGKKLQSGSIGLYLFAFVLGLCAIVSYIFLAK from the coding sequence ATGGATACCAATTTAGCTCTTGTTTTAGTATTAGCTCCTTTTTTAGGATTTTTAATCAATGTTTTCTTTGGAAAAAGCTTAGGAAAAACAGTTTCGGGAATTATCGGAACTGCCGCTGTTGTAGTTTCATTTGCTGTAACATTATTCTTTTTCAATCAAATTACTCAAACTGAAAAAGCCATTCAAATAACTTTATTTGACTGGATTCAGATTAGTAATCTTCACATCAATCTTGGATTTTTATTAGATCAGTTGTCATTACTTTGGTTGCTTTTTGTAACCGGTATTGGTTCATTGATACACTTATACTCTATTAGTTACATGCATGATGATGAGAATATGCACAAATTCTTCTCTTATTTGAATTTGTTTGTGTTTTTCATGATTACGCTTGTTATCGGAAGTAACTTATTAGTTTTATTTATTGGCTGGGAAGGTGTTGGACTTTGCTCTTATTTATTAATTGGATTTTGGTATAAAAACCAGGATTACAATGATGCTGCGAAAAAAGCTTTCATTATGAACCGAATTGGAGATTTAGGTTTATTAATCGGAATGTTCATTATTGGTTCAATGTTCTCGACTTTAGATTATGCTACTTTAAAAACAGCCATTGCCGGAACAACAAATCTTAATTTACCATTACTTTCTTTAGCTGCTTTATGTTTGTTTATTGGAGCTTGTGGTAAATCAGCACAAATTCCGTTATACACTTGGTTGCCGGATGCGATGGCGGGACCAACTCCTGTTTCTGCATTGATTCACGCTGCGACTATGGTTACAGCCGGTATCTTTATGGTAACAAGATTAAACTTTGTATTTGATTTAGCTCCGGATGTTCAAACTGTTATTGCGGTTATTGGAGCTATTACTTCATTAGTCGCTGCAACAATTGGTTTAGTTCAAACCGATATTAAAAAGGTTTTAGCTTACTCTACTGTTTCTCAATTAGGTTTAATGTTTCTAGCGTTAGGATTTGGTGCTTATGAAGTTGCCGTTTTCCACGTTATTACTCATGCCTTCTTTAAAGCTTGTTTATTCTTAGGTTCAGGATCTGTAATTCACGGATTGCATGGAGAACAGGATATGCGAAAAATGGGAGGTTTGCGTAAAGCAATGCCAGTTACTTTCTGGACAATGTTAGTGTCTTCATTAGCAATCTCAGGAGTTCCGTTTTTCTCCGGTTTCTTTTCAAAAGATGAAATCTTGTTAACGGCTTTCCACCATAACATTCCATTGTATGTTGTTGGATCTATTGCATCCATTATGACTGCTTTTTATATGTTCCGATTAATGTTCCTGACTTTCTTTAAAGATTTTAGAGGAACTGAAGAACAAAAACATCATTTACATGAAAGCGATGGTTTAATCACTTTTCCTTTAATGATTTTAGCCGTTCTTGCTACTTTTGGCGGACTAATTAGTTTACCAGGAAATAGCTGGTTAAATGAATATTTAGCACCTCTTTTCATAAAAGCAGCGGGTGAAGAACACCATTTAGGCGCAACAGAATATACTTTAATGGGAGTTGCCGTTTTAGGCGGATTATTAGGTATTTTGATTGCTTACATTAAATACTTCAAACAAGACAATGTTCCTGAATCTGACGAAAACATTACTGGTTTAGCTAAAGTTCTTTATAACAAATATTATGTTGATGAAGCTTACGATGTAATATTCGTTCGTTCTATCAACGCATTATCAAGATTCTTTAGAGACAGCATCGAAACAGGTTTGTCTGCTCTTGTTTTCGGATTAGGAAAAGTAACCAATGAAATAGGTTTTCAAGGTAAAAAACTACAAAGCGGAAGCATAGGATTATATCTTTTTGCTTTTGTTTTAGGTCTTTGTGCCATTGTTTCCTATATATTTTTAGCTAAATAA
- a CDS encoding 2Fe-2S iron-sulfur cluster-binding protein, with product MKVTIDGQSIDVEPGTTILQAARMIGGDLVPPAMCYYSKLKGSGGKCRCCLVEVSKGSESDPRPMPKLMASCVTGCMDGMEVNSKSSDRVMEARKSVTEFLLINHPLDCPVCDQAGECDLQNLSFEHGNPKSRFIEEKRTFEPEDIGPNIQLHMNRCILCQRCVQVADQLTDNRVHGVLDRGDHANISTGISKAIDNEFSGNMIDVCPVGALTDKTFRFKSRVWFNKPYNAHRECTTPGCCGKTTVWMFGGEIQRVTGRKDEYHEVEEFICNSCRFDHKNVNDWVIEGPREFEKDSVINQNNYTQKLEKVEIATEKNILLGRDIDRKKISMAEIPLNTNNKNS from the coding sequence ATGAAAGTAACCATAGACGGTCAAAGTATAGACGTAGAACCAGGAACAACAATCCTGCAGGCTGCACGTATGATTGGTGGAGATTTGGTTCCGCCAGCCATGTGCTATTACTCAAAATTAAAAGGCAGCGGCGGTAAATGTCGTTGTTGTTTAGTTGAAGTTTCTAAAGGAAGTGAATCTGACCCAAGACCAATGCCTAAACTTATGGCATCTTGTGTAACAGGATGTATGGACGGAATGGAAGTAAACAGTAAATCTTCTGACAGAGTTATGGAAGCCCGTAAATCTGTAACAGAATTTTTATTGATCAATCACCCATTAGACTGTCCGGTTTGTGATCAGGCGGGTGAATGTGATTTGCAAAATTTAAGTTTCGAACACGGAAATCCAAAATCACGTTTTATTGAAGAAAAAAGAACATTTGAACCAGAAGATATTGGTCCAAATATTCAATTACATATGAACCGTTGTATTTTATGCCAGAGATGTGTACAAGTTGCAGATCAATTGACAGATAACCGAGTTCACGGAGTATTAGATCGTGGTGATCACGCTAATATTTCGACTGGAATTTCTAAAGCTATTGATAATGAGTTTTCCGGAAACATGATTGACGTTTGTCCTGTAGGAGCTTTAACAGATAAAACTTTCCGTTTCAAGTCAAGAGTTTGGTTTAACAAACCTTATAACGCACACAGAGAATGTACAACTCCGGGATGTTGCGGAAAAACAACAGTTTGGATGTTTGGAGGAGAAATTCAACGTGTTACAGGTCGCAAAGATGAGTATCATGAAGTTGAAGAATTTATTTGCAACTCTTGCCGTTTTGACCACAAAAATGTTAATGACTGGGTTATTGAAGGACCAAGAGAATTTGAAAAAGATTCTGTTATCAACCAAAATAACTACACTCAAAAATTAGAGAAAGTAGAAATCGCTACAGAAAAAAATATTCTTTTAGGAAGAGATATTGACCGTAAAAAAATTAGTATGGCTGAAATTCCATTAAACACAAACAACAAAAATTCTTAA
- a CDS encoding NADH-quinone oxidoreductase subunit A yields the protein MQSDQYSYLPILMQFILAVGFVVGTIIISGKLGPKRTSETKDKNFECGIESVGNARIPFSVKYFLVAILFVLFDVEVIFLYPWAVNFKELGVEGMLKMIVFMALLLVGFFYIIKKKALDWE from the coding sequence ATGCAATCTGATCAATACAGCTATCTTCCTATTTTAATGCAGTTCATTCTGGCTGTTGGTTTTGTGGTAGGAACTATCATCATTTCCGGAAAATTAGGCCCAAAAAGAACTTCTGAAACTAAAGATAAAAATTTCGAATGCGGAATCGAATCTGTTGGTAACGCCCGTATTCCATTTTCAGTAAAATACTTCCTTGTAGCTATTTTATTTGTATTGTTTGATGTAGAGGTAATTTTTCTTTATCCTTGGGCAGTAAACTTCAAAGAATTAGGAGTTGAAGGAATGTTAAAAATGATTGTTTTTATGGCTTTGCTTTTAGTTGGTTTTTTCTACATCATCAAAAAGAAAGCATTAGACTGGGAATAA
- a CDS encoding NADH-quinone oxidoreductase subunit D, with protein MSELLLPPEHRYAKIIKEKLNEDGSELSVLNLGPTHPATHGIFQNILLMDGERILEAEPTIGYIHRAFEKIAENRPFYQITPLTDRMNYCSSPINNMGWWMTLEKLLGIEVPKRAQYLRVIVMELARITDHLICNSILGVDTGAYTGFLYVFQFREKVYEIYEEICGARLTTNMGRIGGFERDWSPEAFRKLDIFLKDFPVAWQEFVNLFERNRIFLDRTVDVGAISAEQAMAYGFTGPNLRAAGVDYDVRVAQPYSSYEDFEFSVPVGKSGDTYDRFCVRNAEVWESLSIIRQALEKMPAGNEYHAEVPDYYLPPKEDVYTSMESLIYHFKIVMGEVPVPVAEIYHAVEGGNGELGFYLVTDGSRTPYRLHFRRPCFIYYQAYPEMIKGSLLSDAIVILSSLNVIAGELDA; from the coding sequence ATGTCAGAACTATTATTACCACCAGAGCATCGATATGCTAAAATAATTAAGGAGAAACTAAACGAAGACGGAAGCGAGCTTTCAGTACTAAATTTAGGTCCAACACACCCGGCAACCCACGGTATTTTTCAAAATATCCTGTTGATGGATGGTGAAAGAATTCTTGAGGCTGAACCAACTATTGGTTACATTCACAGAGCTTTCGAAAAAATCGCCGAAAATCGTCCTTTTTATCAAATTACACCTCTTACAGACCGTATGAACTATTGTTCGTCTCCTATAAATAATATGGGATGGTGGATGACATTAGAGAAGCTATTAGGAATTGAAGTTCCTAAAAGAGCACAATATCTAAGAGTAATTGTAATGGAACTGGCTCGTATTACAGATCACTTGATTTGTAACTCGATTCTAGGTGTAGATACTGGTGCTTACACTGGTTTCTTGTACGTTTTTCAATTTAGAGAAAAAGTTTACGAGATTTACGAAGAAATTTGTGGTGCTCGTTTAACAACAAATATGGGAAGAATTGGTGGTTTCGAAAGAGACTGGTCACCAGAAGCTTTCCGAAAACTAGACATCTTTTTAAAAGATTTTCCTGTCGCCTGGCAAGAATTTGTTAACTTATTTGAAAGAAACAGAATTTTCCTTGACAGAACTGTAGACGTAGGTGCAATCTCAGCAGAGCAAGCAATGGCTTACGGATTTACAGGTCCAAACTTACGTGCAGCGGGAGTTGATTACGACGTTCGTGTTGCACAACCTTACTCCTCTTACGAAGATTTCGAATTTAGTGTTCCTGTTGGAAAATCAGGTGATACATACGATCGTTTCTGTGTTCGTAATGCTGAAGTTTGGGAAAGTTTAAGTATTATTCGTCAGGCACTAGAAAAAATGCCAGCCGGAAATGAATATCATGCAGAAGTTCCTGATTATTACCTTCCTCCAAAAGAAGATGTATATACTTCAATGGAATCTTTAATTTATCACTTTAAGATTGTAATGGGAGAAGTTCCTGTACCAGTTGCAGAAATTTATCACGCAGTTGAAGGAGGAAATGGAGAATTAGGATTCTATTTAGTTACAGACGGAAGCAGAACGCCATATAGATTACATTTCAGAAGACCTTGTTTCATTTATTATCAAGCATATCCTGAAATGATCAAAGGCTCTTTATTATCTGATGCAATTGTTATTCTATCAAGTTTAAACGTTATTGCCGGAGAATTAGATGCCTAA
- a CDS encoding NADH-quinone oxidoreductase subunit C translates to MALENTLIQDKLTETFDASVFNFQEERDIFSLETTADKITALILFLKNDSDLRFHFLTDLCGIHYPDNEIDRQFAIVYHLHNWYENKRIRIKVYLNGEKPEIKTISNIFLSSNWMERETYDFFGVNFIGHPQLKRILNMDEMISFPMRKQFPMEDSGRTDKDDRFFGRTTTNC, encoded by the coding sequence ATGGCTTTAGAAAATACCCTGATTCAGGATAAACTTACAGAAACATTTGACGCAAGTGTTTTTAACTTTCAAGAAGAAAGAGATATTTTTTCACTGGAAACTACCGCTGATAAAATCACAGCTTTAATTCTTTTTTTGAAAAATGACTCTGATTTACGTTTTCACTTCTTAACAGACTTATGTGGTATTCATTACCCGGATAACGAAATAGATCGTCAGTTTGCAATAGTATATCATCTACATAACTGGTACGAAAACAAACGTATCAGAATTAAGGTTTACCTTAATGGTGAAAAACCGGAAATAAAAACCATTTCAAATATTTTTTTAAGTTCAAACTGGATGGAAAGAGAAACTTACGATTTCTTCGGAGTTAACTTTATTGGACATCCGCAATTGAAACGTATTTTGAATATGGATGAAATGATATCGTTCCCAATGCGCAAGCAATTCCCGATGGAAGATAGTGGAAGAACAGATAAAGATGACAGATTCTTTGGAAGAACAACAACAAATTGCTAA
- a CDS encoding NADH-quinone oxidoreductase subunit B: protein MSDSNVNMVAPPEGVVGEGFFATKLNDVVGLARANSLWPLPFATSCCGIEFMATMASHYDLARFGSERVSFSPRQADMLLVMGTISKKMAPILRQVYEQMSEPRWVIAVGACASSGGIFDTYSVLQGIDKVIPVDVYVPGCPPRPEQIVDGVMKLQELVKSESVRRRSSPEYQELLASYNIS from the coding sequence ATGAGCGATTCAAATGTAAATATGGTTGCGCCGCCGGAAGGAGTTGTAGGAGAAGGTTTCTTCGCTACAAAACTAAATGATGTAGTAGGTTTAGCAAGAGCTAACTCATTATGGCCATTGCCTTTTGCAACTTCATGTTGTGGTATCGAATTCATGGCAACAATGGCCTCTCATTACGATTTGGCAAGATTTGGTTCAGAGCGTGTGAGTTTCTCTCCTCGTCAGGCAGATATGTTGTTAGTAATGGGAACTATTTCTAAAAAAATGGCACCTATTTTAAGACAAGTTTACGAACAAATGTCAGAACCTCGCTGGGTAATTGCAGTTGGAGCTTGTGCTTCATCAGGAGGAATCTTTGATACTTATTCAGTTTTACAAGGAATAGACAAAGTAATTCCCGTTGACGTTTACGTACCGGGATGCCCGCCAAGACCGGAACAAATTGTTGATGGTGTAATGAAACTTCAGGAATTGGTAAAAAGCGAATCTGTGAGACGCAGAAGCTCACCAGAATATCAAGAATTATTAGCTTCTTATAACATTTCATAA
- a CDS encoding complex I 24 kDa subunit family protein, with protein sequence MERKHYKQEINMTEALMTRINELISHYPEDKRKSALLPVLHEVQDAHDNWLSTELQDKVAEILHIKPIEVYEVVTFYTMYNQKPIGKYMFEFCQTSCCCLNGAENLMDYTSEKLGIKMGETTPDGMFTIAGVECLGACGYAPMMQLGDFYKEKLTEEKIDQLIADCRDDKIILHDK encoded by the coding sequence ATGGAAAGAAAACATTACAAACAAGAAATAAACATGACTGAAGCATTGATGACTCGCATCAATGAATTGATTAGTCATTATCCTGAAGACAAAAGAAAATCAGCATTATTACCTGTTTTGCACGAAGTGCAGGATGCACACGATAACTGGTTAAGTACAGAGCTGCAGGATAAAGTTGCTGAAATTTTGCACATCAAACCAATTGAGGTTTACGAAGTGGTTACTTTTTATACCATGTACAACCAAAAGCCAATTGGAAAATACATGTTCGAATTCTGCCAGACTTCTTGTTGTTGTTTAAATGGTGCCGAAAATTTAATGGATTATACTTCTGAAAAATTAGGTATTAAAATGGGCGAAACAACTCCGGATGGAATGTTTACCATTGCCGGTGTAGAATGTTTAGGTGCTTGCGGATATGCTCCGATGATGCAGTTAGGTGATTTCTACAAAGAAAAATTGACAGAAGAAAAAATCGATCAGTTAATCGCTGATTGCAGAGATGATAAAATAATATTACACGATAAATAA